Proteins co-encoded in one Acipenser ruthenus chromosome 3, fAciRut3.2 maternal haplotype, whole genome shotgun sequence genomic window:
- the LOC117435412 gene encoding deleted in azoospermia-like codes for MSVKELHHHNVGERGPQISPSTKMANGYILPEGKVTPNTIFVGGIDMKVDEHEIRDFFARYGAVKEVKIITYRGGICKGYGFVSFEEDVDIQTVVEQQISFKGRKLKLGPAIMKERMPCSIQSHIGPSQWMVAPSQQVYCVCCNQMMESVMQPFPVMSPGNQYVQCHASWYTGGALNRKTQPYTYPGFPAVVMPEMPMGYSQNAYAYQYAAPQWPAGDHRTRLVNQNFVDCGVQTLLTLL; via the exons ATG TCTGTCAAAGAATTGCATCATCATAATGTTGGGGAAAGGGGACCTCAAATTTCACCATCAACAAAAATGGCAAATGGATACATTTTGCCAGAAGGAAAAGTCACACCGAATACAATTTTTGTTGGTGGAATTGATATGAAG GTGGATGAACATGAAATCAGGGATTTCTTTGCAAGATACGGGGCAGTGAAGGAAGTTAAAATAATCACTTACAGAGGAGGTATATGCAAAGG GTACGGGTTTGTCTCATTTGAGGAGGATGTGGATATTCAAACCGTTGTTGAA caacagatcagttttaaaGGCAGAAAGTTGAAACTTGGACCAGCAATAATGAAAGAAAGAATGCCAT GTTCCATTCAGAGTCATATTGGACCTTCACAATGGATGGTGGCTCCTTCGCAACaggtgtattgtgtgtgttgcaACCAAATGATGGAAAGTGTAATGCAGCCTTTTCCTGTTATGAGCCCAGGAAACCAATATGTCCAG TGTCATGCATCGTGGTACACTGGTGGAGCGCTTAACAGGAAGACTCAG ccATACACTTACCCAGGTTTCCCAGCAGTTGTAATGCCAGAGATGCCTATGGGCTATTCTCAGAATGCTTATGCATATCAG TATGCTGCCCCACAGTGGCCTGCAGGAGATCATAGGACGAGATTGGTAAACCAG AATTTTGTCGACTGTGGTGTGCAGACACTGCTGACCCTGTTATAA